Part of the Anopheles coluzzii chromosome 3, AcolN3, whole genome shotgun sequence genome is shown below.
AACAAACTGTATATGAGAAGTGTGTCGTTCGTGTCGTACTTCATTGATTTAATGTGTGAATACGAAGTGGACCAACGTCAACAAAACGAAATTGAATTATTGTGCCCAAAATTCAATTGATCCCTTTGGTTCAAGTTCTCGCGACCAACTTGACGGTCGAGAGAGTGATTGCGAAAACGACGCAAGTTTATTAAGACATCAGCCCAAACTGACAGCGCAAAAGACAACATGGTGATTGTGTAAGTTTAGCGCTGCTTTATGCGTGCCGTGATCGATCAAGCCCGCTCGATCGGAGCCGTATTTCCGTGTTCCAGAGTGTCCGGGCCAGCTTTGATTAATGGTGTCTCGTATCTTTTTGATTATCGTTTCGCAAACAGGCAATCGAACGTGATCAACTCGAGCGGTGGCGGTGGACAGCTCGGTATGGACTGGGACATTAACGATCCCAGTGTACCGATCGTGACGGAGTCAGACTACGATGCATTTAACGAGTGGAGTGATGGCCACTGTCGCTACATTTATCGAGGCACGAGCGAAGAGGCAAAGCGCCATTCGTCCGGCTGGGCGATGCGCAACACCAACAACCACAACGTGAACATCCTAAAGAAAAGCTGCCTGGGAGTGTTGGTCTGCTCGGCCGGCTGTATCCTGCCGAACGGGGACAAAATCCATCTCCGGCCGGCCATATGCGATAAGGCACGGCGCAAACAGCAAGGCAAAGCGTGTCCCAACAGGTGAGAGGATCATGATGAGGAATCAAGTTGAAATGGTTTAAGAGATACAAGTGTGCTAATGAGTCTGCTTCGTTGATACTTAATATCAGGTTATGCATTGGAGGTATTTTGGAGATTCTTCCATGCCGAGGACATTGCGGCTACCCGGTGACACACTTCTGGCGCCACACGCCACATGCGATATTTTTCCAAGCCAAAGGAGTCCATGACCATCCGCGCCCCGAAGCGAAGTCATCTGGTGAGACACGTCGTGTGTTGGGACTTGGACGGCGTGAGCGAGTACTTCGGACAGTGCAATCAAAAATGAACAAGGTAGGTTAAGATGTCCCAGCTTCGTCAAAAGCCGCTGTTTCTTATTGCCATGTATTTTGAATTGTGCATTCTACAGATTAATGGGATTAAACAGTCCAGGAAGTCTTCAAAGCAGCATTACACCATCGCAAAAGCAACGAGCTACAGTTCCATTTCCTCAAATGAAGTCGTCAAGTCGCCGGACTCGTCCTTCGAAGACAGCAACTATCAGATGGATTATCTGACTGGATCGTCTGCCCCTAATGGCTGTACCTATAATGTAAACCACCATCCTCCAGTACAACAACAGACGCACCCGATTCAGCAACAACAGGCACTACAATGTCCACAAAATCCGCCGCAAGATTACACACAGAACTGCTTTTACGATACTAACTTCATCCATCCGGAGGAAATCTTCCAACTGGACCAACCACTGCGACCAATAGCCAGTTCCGGCAACAATAAGTACCAGCCACAGCAGCATCCAAGCGGCTCACCCACCGGTAACATGTTCGATCTGGACCTTGGAGCGGACGGCAAGTCCTCCTACAGCGGTAAAAGTGACCAATTTTCCTCCTACCGTGGACCAGAGTACGCCACCACCGGCATTGGACGGTACTTTGACTGCGTCAAGTACGAAAGCAATACCGATACGGACACGGCCAGCCTTACCAGCAGCGGGTGCTCCAGCGTGCTCGACGACATTGCGTACTACGCAAGTCCGCAGGTCGATTATCagaacaacaaccacaccaaTAACAACTCCCTTGCACAACTGGACATGAACAAGATCGGTCTGCGTGCGTGCGACGGCATCAATTCGTTTTTTAATAGCCAATCAAGTTGCGTGTCACCGACGACTAATGATCACAAGTCGTCTGACCCGGGCCAGCACACTCATCAGCAGCAACTGGACGCGTACGGGACACTAAGCTACGAGAATTACAGTGCGTCTTCCTCCCCGAATGCGTCCCAGCTGTACGGGAGCTACGACACGACGGTCGGACAAACTTTGGGCCAATCGTTGACTCATACCTCCACCTCACCCCACTCGACCGATGG
Proteins encoded:
- the LOC120959943 gene encoding uncharacterized protein LOC120959943, giving the protein MVIVQSNVINSSGGGGQLGMDWDINDPSVPIVTESDYDAFNEWSDGHCRYIYRGTSEEAKRHSSGWAMRNTNNHNVNILKKSCLGVLVCSAGCILPNGDKIHLRPAICDKARRKQQGKACPNRLCIGGILEILPCRGHCGYPVTHFWRHTPHAIFFQAKGVHDHPRPEAKSSGETRRVLGLGRRERVLRTVQSKMNKINGIKQSRKSSKQHYTIAKATSYSSISSNEVVKSPDSSFEDSNYQMDYLTGSSAPNGCTYNVNHHPPVQQQTHPIQQQQALQCPQNPPQDYTQNCFYDTNFIHPEEIFQLDQPLRPIASSGNNKYQPQQHPSGSPTGNMFDLDLGADGKSSYSGKSDQFSSYRGPEYATTGIGRYFDCVKYESNTDTDTASLTSSGCSSVLDDIAYYASPQVDYQNNNHTNNNSLAQLDMNKIGLRACDGINSFFNSQSSCVSPTTNDHKSSDPGQHTHQQQLDAYGTLSYENYSASSSPNASQLYGSYDTTVGQTLGQSLTHTSTSPHSTDGRMVPTTQMVGAATISSCDMSPQQQQQQHQQQCNSTVGSMSETTTADNGCWWNNSFFQTTLGTSASGTDGWNQAYHESSVPVGNHNHHQQQQQLDQQYYGLEQCEYLS